In Oncorhynchus nerka isolate Pitt River linkage group LG26, Oner_Uvic_2.0, whole genome shotgun sequence, one DNA window encodes the following:
- the LOC135564718 gene encoding cytochrome P450 2K4 isoform X1 produces the protein MSLMEGLLQTSSTVTLLGTVLFLLVLYLRSSGSSSEEQGKEPPGPRPLPLLGNMLQLDLKKPYCTLCELSKKYGSIFTVHFGPKKVVVLAGYKTVKQALVNQAEDFGDRDITPVFYDFNQGHGILFTNGDSWKEMRRFALTNLRDFGMGKKGSEEKILEEIPYLIEVLEKHEGKAFDTAQPVLYAVSNIISAIVYGSRFEYTDPLFTGMVNRVNENGHLIGSASLQMYNMFPWLGPWINNLTHLKKNVADMKMEVTELARGLKETLNPHMCRGFVDSFLVRKQTLEESGNMDSFYHDDNLVFSVGNLFGAGTDTTGTTLRWGLLLMAKYPHIQDQVQEEISRVIGSRQTLVEDKKNLPYTDAVIHETQRLASIAPMAVPHTTSRDVTFQGYFIKKGTSVIPLLTSVLQDDSEWESPNTFNPSHFLDEQGGFVKRDAFMAFSAGRRVCLGEGLARIELFLFFTSLLQRFRFSPPPGVTEDDLDLTPLPGFTLHPSPHQLCAVSRV, from the exons ATGTCTCTTATGGAAGGTCTTCTACAGACATCAAGCACAGTGACACTGCTGGGTACTGTGCTGTTTCTACTGGTCCTCTACCTCCGCTCCTCTGGTTCCAGCTCtgaggaacaggggaaggagcCTCCAGGACCGAGGCCGCTGCCCCTGCTTGGTAACATGCTCCAGCTCGACCTCAAGAAGCCCTACTGCACTCTCTGCGAG CTCTCCAAGAAATATGGTTCCATCTTCACGGTTCACTTTGGACCCAAGAAAGTTGTTGTTCTGGCAGGATACAAGACGGTCAAGCAGGCGCTGGTCAACCAGGCAGAGGACTTTGGTGACAGGGACATCACACCTGTGTTCTATGATTTCAACCAAGGACATG GGATTCTGTTTACCAATGGAGACTCATGGAAAGAGATGAGGCGCTTTGCCCTGACAAACCTTAGAGACTTTGGGATGGGCAAGAAAGGGAGTGAGGAGAAAATCTTAGAGGAAATCCCCTACCTGATTGAAGTGTTGGAAAAACATGAGG GTAAGGCATTTGACACAGCACAGCCTGTGCTTTATGCCGTCTCCAACATAATCTCGGCAATTGTCTATGGCAGCAGGTTTGAATACACTGACCCCCTATTCACAGGCATGGTGAACAGGGTCAATGAGAATGGTCACCTTATAGGTTCTGCATCATTGCAG ATGTACAACATGTTTCCCTGGTTGGGTCCGTGGATAAACAATCTGACACATCTGAAAAAGAATGTTGCTGATATGAAGATGGAGGTGACAGAGCTGGCGAGGGGCCTGAAGGAGACTCTGAACCCTCATATGTGTAGAGGCTTTGTGGACTCGTTCCTCGTCCGAAAGCAGACCCTGGAG GAATCTGGCAATATGGATTCTTTCTACCATGACGACAACCTGGTATTTAGTGTTGGTAACCTGTTTGGTGCTGGTACCGACACCACCGGGACAACCCTGCGCTGGGGTCTGCTGCTAATGGCCAAGTACCCCCATATACAGG ATCAGGTCCAGGAGGAGATCAGCAGGGTCATAGGAAGTCGTCAAACCTTGGTAGAGGACAAGAAGAACCTGCCCTACACTGATGCAGTGATCCATGAGACCCAGAGACTGGCCAGCATTGCACCCATGGCCGTCCCTCACACCACCAGCCGAGATGTCACCTTCCAGGGATATTTCATCAAAAAG GGGACGTCTGTGATTCCTCTACTGACGTCGGTCCTACAGGACGATAGCGAATGGGAGAGCCCCAACACCTTTAACCCCTCACACTTTCTGGATGAGCAGGGAGGATTTGTCAAGAGGGACGCCTTCATGGCCTTCTCTGCAG GTCGTAGGGTGTGTCTGGGGGAGGGTCTGGCCAGGATTgagctcttcctcttcttcaCCTCCCTCCTGCAGCGCTTtcgtttctctcctcctcctggagTAACAGAGGATGATCTGGACCTCACACCATTACCGGGGTTCACCCTCCACCCTTCACCTCACCAGCTGTGTGCTGTGAGCCGGGTCTGA
- the LOC135564718 gene encoding cytochrome P450 2K4 isoform X2, producing the protein MLQLDLKKPYCTLCELSKKYGSIFTVHFGPKKVVVLAGYKTVKQALVNQAEDFGDRDITPVFYDFNQGHGILFTNGDSWKEMRRFALTNLRDFGMGKKGSEEKILEEIPYLIEVLEKHEGKAFDTAQPVLYAVSNIISAIVYGSRFEYTDPLFTGMVNRVNENGHLIGSASLQMYNMFPWLGPWINNLTHLKKNVADMKMEVTELARGLKETLNPHMCRGFVDSFLVRKQTLEESGNMDSFYHDDNLVFSVGNLFGAGTDTTGTTLRWGLLLMAKYPHIQDQVQEEISRVIGSRQTLVEDKKNLPYTDAVIHETQRLASIAPMAVPHTTSRDVTFQGYFIKKGTSVIPLLTSVLQDDSEWESPNTFNPSHFLDEQGGFVKRDAFMAFSAGRRVCLGEGLARIELFLFFTSLLQRFRFSPPPGVTEDDLDLTPLPGFTLHPSPHQLCAVSRV; encoded by the exons ATGCTCCAGCTCGACCTCAAGAAGCCCTACTGCACTCTCTGCGAG CTCTCCAAGAAATATGGTTCCATCTTCACGGTTCACTTTGGACCCAAGAAAGTTGTTGTTCTGGCAGGATACAAGACGGTCAAGCAGGCGCTGGTCAACCAGGCAGAGGACTTTGGTGACAGGGACATCACACCTGTGTTCTATGATTTCAACCAAGGACATG GGATTCTGTTTACCAATGGAGACTCATGGAAAGAGATGAGGCGCTTTGCCCTGACAAACCTTAGAGACTTTGGGATGGGCAAGAAAGGGAGTGAGGAGAAAATCTTAGAGGAAATCCCCTACCTGATTGAAGTGTTGGAAAAACATGAGG GTAAGGCATTTGACACAGCACAGCCTGTGCTTTATGCCGTCTCCAACATAATCTCGGCAATTGTCTATGGCAGCAGGTTTGAATACACTGACCCCCTATTCACAGGCATGGTGAACAGGGTCAATGAGAATGGTCACCTTATAGGTTCTGCATCATTGCAG ATGTACAACATGTTTCCCTGGTTGGGTCCGTGGATAAACAATCTGACACATCTGAAAAAGAATGTTGCTGATATGAAGATGGAGGTGACAGAGCTGGCGAGGGGCCTGAAGGAGACTCTGAACCCTCATATGTGTAGAGGCTTTGTGGACTCGTTCCTCGTCCGAAAGCAGACCCTGGAG GAATCTGGCAATATGGATTCTTTCTACCATGACGACAACCTGGTATTTAGTGTTGGTAACCTGTTTGGTGCTGGTACCGACACCACCGGGACAACCCTGCGCTGGGGTCTGCTGCTAATGGCCAAGTACCCCCATATACAGG ATCAGGTCCAGGAGGAGATCAGCAGGGTCATAGGAAGTCGTCAAACCTTGGTAGAGGACAAGAAGAACCTGCCCTACACTGATGCAGTGATCCATGAGACCCAGAGACTGGCCAGCATTGCACCCATGGCCGTCCCTCACACCACCAGCCGAGATGTCACCTTCCAGGGATATTTCATCAAAAAG GGGACGTCTGTGATTCCTCTACTGACGTCGGTCCTACAGGACGATAGCGAATGGGAGAGCCCCAACACCTTTAACCCCTCACACTTTCTGGATGAGCAGGGAGGATTTGTCAAGAGGGACGCCTTCATGGCCTTCTCTGCAG GTCGTAGGGTGTGTCTGGGGGAGGGTCTGGCCAGGATTgagctcttcctcttcttcaCCTCCCTCCTGCAGCGCTTtcgtttctctcctcctcctggagTAACAGAGGATGATCTGGACCTCACACCATTACCGGGGTTCACCCTCCACCCTTCACCTCACCAGCTGTGTGCTGTGAGCCGGGTCTGA